In the genome of Trichoplusia ni isolate ovarian cell line Hi5 chromosome 27, tn1, whole genome shotgun sequence, one region contains:
- the LOC113505872 gene encoding uncharacterized protein LOC113505872 codes for MNWFPKSPSLKEGLSAMRRYSGGGISSKPTETKGGVPSKPIGPKEKNNVPEIAQVSPTTPCDVSDSIVDPKPGLNASNDNEKAIKFTKYYRKADGELYQSIAVYFNDQINYHKSQVELHKSAVKNLQEMQKVIKERSNL; via the exons ATGAATTGGTTTCCTAAGTCTCCGAGTTTGAAAGAAGGCCTCAGTGCTATGAGAAGATATTCCGGTG GTGGAATATCATCGAAGCCTACCGAAACTAAAG gTGGAGTACCCTCAAAACCAATCGGTCCTAAGGAAAAGAACAATGTACCGGAAATAGCACAGGTGTCACCCACAACCCCTTGTGATGTATCTGATTCAATAGTTGATCCAAAACCCGGCCTTAACGCAAGCAACGACAATGAAAAAGCCATAAAGTTTACGAAATATTATCGTAAGGCAGATGGCGAACTTTACCAAAGCATTGCTGTTTACTTCAACGATCAAATTAACTATCATAAATCCCAGGTGGAACTCCACAAGTCTGCCGTGAAGAATTTACAAGAAATGCAGAAAGTAATTAAAGAAAGGTCAAATTTGTAA